AGCAATTTTAGAATAGACGTCCAACTATTTCTTCGGTAGTTTCCGCTATATTTTTAGCACTACTTTCTACAATAATATTGGCTTGATTGTAATAAAAAGTTCGTTCAAAAAGATGTTTTCGTATAAAATCATTAACCTCCTCTTCCGAATTTAAATGCGCCAATAGCGGCCTGTGCTCCTTTTCTAAAAGCAATCTATTGGTTAAAACTTCTAATGAATTTTTTAAATACACCAAAATTGTATTGGGCTCTTCCAACATAAAGGTAAGCGAATCTGCATAGCAGGGAGTGCCGCCACCGGTAGCCAAAACAAAGCTGCCAGCCTGTTTTAACAAAGTC
This region of Aequorivita marisscotiae genomic DNA includes:
- a CDS encoding shikimate kinase, whose translation is MKIILIGYMGSGKSSVGKKLASVLNLPFKDLDTEIEQSENLSVSEIFSQKGEIYFRKTENKVLKTLLKQAGSFVLATGGGTPCYADSLTFMLEEPNTILVYLKNSLEVLTNRLLLEKEHRPLLAHLNSEEEVNDFIRKHLFERTFYYNQANIIVESSAKNIAETTEEIVGRLF